One bacterium genomic window carries:
- a CDS encoding DUF2079 domain-containing protein translates to MGGKEKKTRSRQRSRQRWHLPAVGAGILVFFAVFSAVAWRKYGSFSFGDIDLALLNQTAWNAAHGFLAGGAPGHATVFNGGHVFIVLILLAPTYALMGSPLFLLTLQALALGLGAWPVYLLARKILGDPFGLIFGLAYLVFPAMNFVCLYEFHPIALTTPLLLGAAWALVSGRRWGYWLLVGLALSCREDAAIPVAALGIFAVIQARELRSLGAGRQAWVGLGTIAVAAVWFAVCLKAIQPAFRPAVIDQTSASQAGMAFFSWLGNSPQEIAVNLLTHPLEVVSAVFTGPKLLYLLHLLVPVAFLAVFSPAGMAALLVSLAEGLLSQRFSHYSIHYQYSSIITPLVFLGSIFGARNLLRVLSLPTGRRVLAGAVIIASVLSAWFFGPLFELPQGWRTWAYTREDAVRDRMVDAVPAAAPVIASFAFTPKLSSRPWLFYFYHLYAFTTHPDFRPEIPPAREKAEWILVDFDDWLTFYDFYTPGGDESVREFLREGRWRLAASVNSLALFRRGETYEPGVVEAPAPAAGEEFRPVPGLPGLEIGAVKLDRGEELGFPVARLSAEFMVRRAPLPDLLPVVLLTGPSGSAPLVQQALMAPYRIYPSYRWRAGERVRLRANILLPPGASGSYDLRLLALARRSGTGLNPALDTAMILNYLPRQGIAPAELLVELPLYSRPGALKPD, encoded by the coding sequence TTGGGCGGAAAAGAAAAGAAAACTCGGAGCCGGCAACGGAGTAGACAGCGGTGGCATCTCCCCGCGGTTGGGGCGGGGATACTGGTCTTTTTCGCGGTATTTTCCGCCGTTGCCTGGCGCAAATACGGTTCTTTCTCCTTCGGCGACATCGATCTGGCCCTGCTTAATCAGACCGCCTGGAACGCCGCCCACGGCTTCCTGGCGGGGGGGGCTCCCGGCCACGCCACGGTCTTTAACGGCGGTCATGTCTTTATCGTCCTGATTCTGCTGGCGCCGACGTACGCCCTTATGGGTTCTCCCCTCTTTTTGCTCACTCTCCAGGCGCTGGCCCTGGGGCTGGGGGCGTGGCCGGTGTACCTGCTGGCACGTAAAATCCTGGGAGATCCCTTCGGGCTGATCTTCGGCCTCGCCTACCTGGTGTTTCCGGCCATGAACTTCGTCTGTCTTTACGAATTCCATCCCATAGCCCTGACCACCCCGCTGTTGCTCGGAGCCGCCTGGGCCCTGGTTTCAGGACGTCGCTGGGGCTATTGGCTTTTAGTGGGGCTGGCCTTGAGTTGCCGTGAGGACGCGGCTATTCCCGTGGCGGCGCTGGGAATTTTCGCGGTGATCCAGGCCCGCGAACTCCGTTCCCTCGGGGCCGGTCGACAGGCGTGGGTCGGACTGGGGACCATCGCCGTCGCCGCCGTCTGGTTCGCCGTCTGCCTGAAAGCGATTCAGCCGGCGTTTCGTCCGGCGGTGATCGATCAGACCAGCGCTTCTCAAGCGGGCATGGCCTTTTTCAGCTGGTTGGGAAATTCTCCTCAAGAGATCGCCGTCAACCTCCTGACCCATCCTCTCGAAGTGGTTTCGGCCGTCTTCACCGGGCCCAAGCTTCTCTATCTGCTGCATCTTTTGGTTCCGGTCGCTTTTCTCGCCGTTTTCTCGCCCGCCGGCATGGCCGCTCTGCTCGTCAGCCTGGCCGAGGGGCTGCTCTCTCAGAGATTTTCCCACTACTCGATTCATTACCAATACTCCTCCATCATCACCCCCCTGGTCTTTCTGGGTTCGATCTTCGGGGCCAGGAACCTTCTCCGGGTCTTGTCCCTTCCTACCGGTCGCCGGGTCCTGGCGGGAGCGGTGATAATCGCCTCGGTTCTTTCCGCCTGGTTTTTCGGTCCGCTTTTCGAGCTTCCCCAAGGTTGGAGAACGTGGGCATATACCCGGGAAGACGCGGTTCGGGACCGGATGGTGGATGCGGTCCCGGCCGCAGCGCCGGTCATCGCCAGCTTCGCCTTCACCCCCAAGCTCTCCAGCCGTCCCTGGTTGTTCTACTTCTACCACCTCTACGCCTTTACCACCCACCCCGACTTTCGTCCGGAAATCCCGCCCGCGCGGGAAAAAGCCGAGTGGATCCTGGTTGATTTCGACGACTGGCTCACTTTTTACGACTTCTACACCCCCGGGGGGGACGAATCGGTCCGCGAATTTCTCCGGGAAGGACGGTGGCGCCTGGCGGCGTCGGTCAATTCCCTGGCTCTTTTCCGGCGGGGGGAGACTTACGAGCCCGGGGTGGTCGAGGCGCCGGCGCCGGCGGCCGGGGAGGAATTCCGGCCGGTGCCGGGGCTGCCCGGGCTGGAAATCGGCGCGGTGAAACTCGATCGGGGGGAGGAACTGGGTTTCCCCGTCGCCCGCCTCAGCGCCGAATTCATGGTCCGCCGCGCCCCGCTGCCGGATTTGCTGCCGGTCGTTCTTCTGACCGGCCCCTCCGGCTCCGCTCCTCTGGTTCAGCAGGCGCTGATGGCCCCGTACCGCATTTACCCCTCCTACCGCTGGCGGGCCGGGGAGCGGGTGCGCCTGCGGGCCAATATCCTGCTTCCCCCGGGGGCGTCCGGCAGCTACGACCTCCGGCTCCTGGCCCTGGCCCGGCGGTCCGGGACCGGGTTGAACCCGGCCCTGGATACGGCCATGATCCTCAACTACCTCCCCCGACAGGGGATCGCGCCGGCGGAACTGCTTGTGGAACTGCCGCTCTATTCGCGCCCCGGGGCCCTGAAACCGGACTAG
- a CDS encoding radical SAM protein, with amino-acid sequence MKVTVINEPFVPDFCRTQRWAARTRGRVLRPPDWLAYATAVLENSGMDVELYDFPARRWGKEELRCLIREKRPGYAVLDSTTPSIYSDIDCARIVKEEAGSAVIMVGPHASALPEETLKDAAGAVDVVVRGEYDYAVRDVIACLDAGEDLAGVPGIAYRRGEQVVHTGPRPLIEDLDRLPFPAWHQLEVMSYFDGGKLYPYFDLISGRGCPFRCSFCLWPQVMHGRRYRLRSPGNVVDEMENDLRLWPRLRRGEIFFEDDTFTVDRRRAREICREIRSRGLGVAWSVNARSDTADADLFREMKEAGCRELLVGFESGDQEVLNRMKKGITLSQSEEFVRAAHRAGLSVHGCFVLGLPGETVASMERTLAFAGSLKLDTLQFSAAIPFPGTEYYRYCRENNLIRARSWEDWLDGGEQATVVEYPELSKEQIQAYVDRGLKSFYLRPGFMLHFLLDTRSFSDLYRKVRGAKNFLSYLFSRDRG; translated from the coding sequence ATGAAAGTAACGGTGATCAACGAGCCCTTCGTCCCCGATTTCTGCCGCACCCAGCGCTGGGCGGCCCGGACCCGGGGAAGGGTTCTGCGCCCGCCGGATTGGCTCGCCTACGCCACCGCGGTGCTGGAAAATTCCGGAATGGACGTGGAACTCTACGATTTCCCGGCGAGGCGCTGGGGAAAGGAGGAACTGCGTTGCCTGATCCGGGAGAAGCGCCCCGGGTACGCGGTGCTGGACTCTACCACCCCCTCGATCTATTCGGACATCGACTGCGCCCGGATCGTCAAGGAGGAAGCGGGGTCGGCGGTGATCATGGTGGGGCCGCACGCCAGCGCGCTCCCTGAAGAAACCCTGAAAGATGCCGCCGGCGCCGTGGACGTCGTCGTCCGGGGCGAATACGACTACGCGGTGCGGGACGTCATCGCCTGCCTGGACGCCGGGGAAGACCTGGCCGGGGTTCCGGGGATAGCGTATCGGCGCGGGGAGCAAGTCGTACATACCGGCCCCCGCCCCCTGATCGAGGACCTCGACCGGCTTCCTTTTCCGGCCTGGCACCAACTGGAGGTCATGTCCTACTTCGACGGAGGCAAGCTATACCCTTACTTCGATCTCATCTCCGGCCGGGGATGCCCGTTCCGGTGCAGCTTCTGCCTCTGGCCCCAGGTGATGCACGGCCGGCGTTATCGCCTGCGCTCGCCCGGAAACGTGGTCGACGAGATGGAGAACGACCTGCGCCTCTGGCCCCGGCTTCGCCGGGGGGAGATCTTTTTCGAGGACGACACCTTCACCGTCGACCGCCGCCGCGCCCGGGAAATCTGCCGGGAAATCCGGTCCCGCGGTCTCGGCGTCGCCTGGTCGGTCAACGCCCGGTCCGATACCGCAGACGCCGATCTTTTCCGGGAGATGAAGGAAGCGGGATGCCGCGAACTCCTGGTCGGGTTCGAATCCGGCGACCAGGAGGTTTTAAACCGGATGAAGAAGGGCATCACCCTCTCCCAGTCCGAAGAGTTCGTCCGCGCCGCGCACCGGGCGGGGCTGTCGGTGCACGGCTGCTTCGTCCTGGGCCTGCCGGGCGAAACCGTCGCCAGCATGGAACGGACCCTGGCCTTCGCCGGGTCCCTCAAACTCGACACCCTTCAATTCTCCGCGGCCATCCCTTTTCCGGGGACCGAGTATTACCGGTACTGCCGGGAGAACAACCTGATCCGGGCGCGGTCGTGGGAGGATTGGCTGGACGGCGGGGAACAGGCCACGGTGGTGGAGTACCCCGAGCTGAGCAAGGAGCAGATTCAGGCGTACGTGGACCGCGGGCTCAAATCCTTTTATCTGCGCCCCGGCTTTATGCTACATTTCCTCCTGGATACGCGCTCGTTCTCCGATCTTTACCGCAAGGTCCGGGGCGCAAAAAATTTTCTTTCGTATCTGTTTTCCCGGGACCGGGGGTAG
- a CDS encoding glycosyltransferase, with product MNIAVLIPCYNEEATIARVIGDFRRELPEAEIYVGDNNSADRTAELAAAAGATVIRDPRVGKGNMVQTMLERCRADIYVMVDGDDTYSAEDVRALIEPVAAGECEMCIGNRLKIYQAGSFSGFHLFGNKVIRSITYRLHKVNIPDMLSGYRVMSRSLVDELNLISGGFEIETEINIKSVWHGFRIRSRDIEYRKRPEGSSSKLKTISDGYRILFNIFMLLREHQPMTVGGCVFLGANLAAAALLAAGLADRNLFVFGSALFLSLVGLISLGIGIVLHAINIAHREEDKHLRKLSGRGL from the coding sequence ATGAACATCGCCGTGCTCATACCCTGCTACAACGAGGAAGCGACGATCGCCCGGGTGATCGGGGATTTCCGCCGGGAGCTCCCCGAGGCCGAAATTTACGTGGGCGACAACAACTCCGCCGACCGCACCGCCGAGCTGGCCGCCGCCGCCGGCGCCACGGTGATCCGCGATCCCCGGGTGGGGAAGGGGAACATGGTGCAGACCATGCTCGAGCGCTGCCGGGCCGACATCTACGTGATGGTCGACGGCGACGACACCTACTCGGCCGAAGACGTTCGCGCCCTGATCGAGCCGGTGGCCGCCGGCGAATGCGAGATGTGCATCGGCAACCGGCTCAAGATCTATCAGGCGGGCTCCTTTTCCGGCTTTCATCTTTTCGGGAACAAGGTCATCCGCTCCATCACCTACCGCCTCCACAAGGTCAACATCCCCGATATGCTCAGCGGGTACCGGGTCATGAGCCGCTCCCTCGTCGACGAGTTGAACCTGATCTCCGGAGGCTTCGAAATCGAGACCGAGATCAACATCAAAAGCGTCTGGCACGGGTTCCGGATCCGTTCCCGGGACATCGAGTACCGGAAACGGCCGGAGGGGAGCAGCTCGAAGCTGAAGACGATCAGCGACGGCTACCGGATACTTTTCAACATCTTCATGCTCCTGCGGGAACACCAGCCGATGACGGTGGGGGGCTGCGTCTTCCTGGGCGCGAACCTGGCCGCCGCCGCGCTCCTCGCGGCCGGCCTCGCGGACCGGAACCTTTTCGTTTTCGGTTCGGCTCTGTTCCTCTCCCTGGTCGGCTTGATCTCGCTGGGGATCGGAATCGTCCTCCATGCCATCAATATCGCTCACCGGGAGGAAGACAAGCACCTGCGCAAGCTCTCCGGCCGCGGTCTCTGA
- a CDS encoding class I SAM-dependent methyltransferase, which yields MNDLSLPACRVCGASAGFRSVLDIPGLLVVRCPVCGLVFEVLEGQGETDVGYDNIYPRSPSSGRPRRGLRRRFGIWESRLKAAPGSRVLEVGCSYGFFVEYLVERGWRAQGVDVSANAVSYARGRGLSCRCLRIEDFPPGETFDAVVMIHVLEHLPRPVEMLKFVSTLLEPAGIVYIRVPNLASRLVNRGRTALLGHLKPREHLSYFTPETLTRALGAAGFSAEVGVEGRNSWADLANSRLRSRLVSSQAWRDFNYRTPLQEKNLYTFFKTLYENHLLRFLSAFPCGGEDREVVAVGRKRKENSEPATE from the coding sequence ATGAACGATCTTTCGCTTCCCGCCTGCCGAGTCTGTGGCGCTTCCGCCGGTTTTCGAAGCGTTCTCGACATTCCCGGGCTGCTCGTCGTCCGCTGTCCGGTCTGCGGGTTGGTTTTTGAAGTTCTTGAGGGGCAGGGGGAAACGGATGTCGGTTACGACAACATTTATCCCCGATCGCCTTCGAGCGGCCGCCCCCGCCGCGGTCTCCGCCGCCGCTTCGGCATCTGGGAATCGCGGTTGAAAGCGGCCCCGGGTTCGCGGGTGTTGGAGGTGGGTTGCTCCTACGGTTTTTTCGTAGAATACCTGGTCGAGCGGGGATGGCGGGCCCAGGGAGTGGACGTCAGCGCCAATGCCGTATCCTATGCCCGAGGCCGCGGGCTTTCGTGCCGGTGTCTCCGGATCGAGGATTTTCCCCCCGGGGAGACCTTCGACGCCGTGGTTATGATCCATGTCCTCGAACATCTGCCCCGGCCGGTGGAGATGCTCAAATTCGTCAGCACTCTGCTCGAACCCGCCGGCATTGTTTATATCCGGGTTCCCAACCTGGCGTCCCGTCTGGTGAACCGCGGCCGCACCGCTTTATTGGGCCATCTCAAGCCGCGGGAGCATCTCAGTTATTTCACTCCCGAGACCCTGACCCGGGCTTTGGGCGCCGCCGGATTTTCCGCGGAGGTCGGAGTGGAGGGAAGAAACAGCTGGGCCGATCTGGCCAACTCACGACTGAGGAGCCGGCTGGTATCGAGCCAAGCCTGGCGCGATTTTAATTATCGGACTCCCCTGCAGGAAAAGAACCTGTATACTTTTTTCAAGACTCTTTATGAAAATCATCTCCTGCGGTTTTTATCGGCTTTCCCCTGCGGCGGCGAAGATAGGGAGGTTGTAGCGGTTGGGCGGAAAAGAAAAGAAAACTCGGAGCCGGCAACGGAGTAG
- a CDS encoding glycosyltransferase, giving the protein MNVVWLVACALSGSICLLPVVYRAVLSFRAAAASGAGSDAGDGVTPFISVIVAARNEEAVIGKKLRQLAESDYPAALREIIVVDDASDDGTAAAAAGAEATLLRLSRPSGKIGALNRGLERARGEVVVLTDADTDIGPGSLRGLAGRFRDPEIGAVSGRLRARPGGRSAGYERAYLAEENRLQAMESAFSSVPFMYGQLCGFRRALVERINPASAVDDIELALEIVGGGFRVVQEPSAEVEETAPPTVGELLRQKRRRGSCTLEVVVRHLRLLRPRYGFFALTFLVRRLLPFFFPLLLAVFLGSLALSAGPWAALVAAVAVWIAAFAAGGNFTVYMTLMQGVIVLIWYDYLFRRHPVGGNWKTSGGEP; this is encoded by the coding sequence GTGAACGTTGTTTGGCTTGTTGCATGCGCCCTTTCGGGGAGCATCTGTCTTCTCCCTGTCGTCTACCGGGCGGTTCTGTCCTTTCGGGCCGCGGCCGCGTCCGGGGCCGGTTCCGACGCCGGGGACGGGGTCACTCCCTTTATCTCCGTGATCGTGGCGGCTCGAAACGAGGAGGCGGTTATCGGAAAAAAACTCCGGCAGCTGGCGGAATCGGACTACCCCGCGGCCCTGAGGGAAATCATCGTCGTCGACGACGCCTCCGACGACGGGACCGCGGCCGCCGCCGCGGGCGCCGAGGCGACGCTGCTCAGGCTTTCCCGGCCCTCGGGCAAAATCGGCGCCCTCAACCGGGGCCTGGAACGGGCTCGCGGCGAGGTCGTGGTCCTGACCGACGCCGACACCGACATCGGCCCGGGGTCGCTGCGGGGCCTGGCGGGGCGGTTCCGGGACCCGGAAATCGGAGCGGTCAGCGGGAGGCTGCGGGCGCGGCCGGGGGGACGCAGCGCCGGCTACGAACGGGCATACCTGGCCGAGGAGAACCGCCTGCAGGCGATGGAAAGCGCTTTTTCCTCGGTTCCGTTTATGTACGGCCAGCTCTGCGGTTTCCGCCGCGCCCTGGTGGAGCGTATCAACCCCGCCAGCGCGGTCGACGATATCGAGCTGGCGCTGGAGATCGTCGGGGGCGGGTTCAGGGTCGTTCAGGAACCGTCGGCGGAGGTGGAGGAGACGGCGCCGCCCACCGTTGGGGAACTGCTGAGGCAGAAACGCCGACGGGGGAGCTGCACCCTGGAGGTGGTCGTCCGCCACCTCCGCCTGCTCCGCCCCCGGTACGGTTTCTTCGCCTTGACCTTTCTCGTCCGGCGGCTGCTTCCCTTTTTTTTCCCGCTGCTGCTGGCGGTGTTCCTGGGTTCGCTGGCACTGTCGGCGGGGCCCTGGGCGGCTCTGGTGGCGGCGGTGGCGGTCTGGATCGCGGCTTTCGCCGCGGGCGGAAACTTCACCGTCTACATGACGTTGATGCAGGGCGTCATCGTCCTTATCTGGTATGATTACCTCTTCCGCCGCCACCCGGTCGGCGGCAACTGGAAGACGTCTGGCGGCGAACCATGA